A section of the Clostridium felsineum DSM 794 genome encodes:
- the leuS gene encoding leucine--tRNA ligase: protein MSTYSTKIDEKWQKKWEETDIYKFDENDLKKKLYVLEMFSYPSGAKLHAGHWFNYAPVDSWARFKKMTGFNVFQPMGFDAFGLPAENYAIKTGIHPKDSTLKNIETMEKQLKSMGAMFNWDHEVITCMPDYYKWTQWLFLELYKNGLAYRKKAPANWCPSCNTVLANEQVVDGTCERCGTEVIKKDLTQWFFKITNYAEELLQKLDELDWPEKTKAMQKHWIGKSKGAEVTFKVADIDLKFDVFTTRVDTLSGVTYVVLAPESPLADELTKPEFKEEVEAYKLQAQKQSEIERQSITREKTGVFTGSYAINPINNKKVPIWIADYVIYTYGTGAVMAVPSHDDRDFAFATKYKLPIIRVVEGGDTLPFTGYGPLVNSGEFDGLKAAAAKEAIVNKLSKDELGRWKVNYRLRDWLVSRQRYWGAPIPVVYCDKCGIVPVPEKDLPVELPYNVEFKPTGKSPLDSSEDFINTTCPHCGGPAKRESDTLDTFVCSSWYYLRYADNKNSDKPFDPEKINEMLPVDKYVGGPEHACMHLLYARFITKALRDIGYLKFDEPFLSLRHQGLILGPDGQKMSKSKGNTISPDDIIEEHGSDVFRMYLMFGFDYAEGGAWSDDGVKAMAKFVDRLSRAIETAKEEINNKSNSKTDMGKEEKELNYVRNHSIKAVTEDMDKFQFNTCIARLMEFTNSLSKYLTVANKNVELLRATTIDIIKLIAPFAPHFAEEEWSLLDGNYSVFNETWPKFDKKALVKDEVEIAVQVNGKIKAKINVSTSLVDDEIKAAALDDDKVKAATDGKTIVKVIVIKGRLVNIVVK from the coding sequence ATGAGTACTTACAGTACAAAAATTGATGAGAAATGGCAAAAAAAATGGGAAGAAACAGATATTTATAAATTTGATGAAAATGATCTAAAGAAAAAATTATATGTATTAGAGATGTTCTCTTACCCTTCTGGTGCAAAGCTTCATGCAGGTCACTGGTTTAACTATGCTCCAGTAGACTCCTGGGCAAGATTCAAAAAAATGACTGGTTTTAATGTATTTCAACCAATGGGTTTTGACGCATTTGGTCTTCCTGCAGAAAACTACGCTATAAAAACAGGAATTCACCCTAAAGATTCTACACTAAAAAATATTGAAACCATGGAAAAACAATTAAAATCTATGGGTGCAATGTTTAATTGGGATCACGAAGTAATAACTTGCATGCCTGATTATTATAAATGGACTCAATGGCTATTCTTAGAACTTTACAAGAATGGTCTTGCTTATAGAAAAAAAGCTCCAGCAAACTGGTGCCCTAGCTGTAATACAGTTTTAGCTAATGAACAAGTTGTAGACGGTACTTGTGAAAGATGCGGAACTGAGGTTATAAAAAAAGATTTAACTCAATGGTTCTTTAAAATAACTAATTATGCTGAAGAACTTCTACAAAAACTAGATGAACTTGATTGGCCTGAAAAAACAAAAGCAATGCAAAAGCACTGGATAGGAAAATCAAAAGGTGCTGAAGTAACCTTTAAGGTAGCTGACATTGACTTGAAATTTGATGTATTTACTACAAGAGTTGACACACTTTCAGGTGTAACTTACGTAGTACTTGCACCTGAAAGTCCTCTAGCAGATGAACTTACAAAGCCAGAATTTAAAGAAGAAGTTGAAGCATATAAACTTCAAGCTCAAAAACAATCTGAAATCGAAAGACAATCAATTACTAGAGAAAAAACAGGTGTATTCACAGGCTCTTATGCTATAAATCCTATAAATAATAAAAAAGTTCCTATTTGGATAGCTGATTATGTAATATACACTTATGGTACTGGTGCTGTTATGGCAGTTCCTTCACATGATGATAGAGATTTTGCTTTTGCAACTAAATATAAGCTTCCAATAATAAGAGTTGTTGAGGGTGGAGATACACTTCCATTTACAGGCTATGGTCCTCTTGTTAACAGCGGCGAATTTGATGGTCTTAAAGCTGCGGCTGCTAAGGAAGCTATTGTAAATAAACTTTCTAAAGATGAGCTTGGAAGATGGAAGGTAAATTACAGACTTCGTGACTGGCTTGTTTCAAGACAAAGATATTGGGGTGCTCCAATACCAGTAGTATACTGTGACAAATGTGGAATAGTACCAGTGCCAGAAAAAGATCTTCCAGTAGAATTGCCTTATAATGTAGAATTTAAACCTACTGGTAAATCTCCTTTGGACTCTTCTGAGGATTTCATTAATACAACATGTCCTCATTGCGGAGGTCCTGCGAAAAGAGAATCTGATACTTTAGATACTTTTGTATGTTCTTCTTGGTACTATTTAAGATATGCAGATAACAAAAATAGTGATAAACCCTTTGATCCAGAAAAAATAAATGAAATGCTTCCTGTAGATAAATACGTAGGTGGTCCTGAACACGCATGTATGCATCTACTTTATGCAAGATTTATAACAAAAGCCTTAAGAGATATTGGATACCTTAAATTTGATGAACCCTTCTTATCCTTACGCCACCAAGGATTAATTCTAGGTCCTGATGGTCAAAAAATGAGTAAATCAAAAGGAAATACAATTTCTCCTGATGATATTATAGAAGAGCATGGTTCTGATGTATTTAGAATGTATTTAATGTTTGGCTTCGACTACGCTGAAGGCGGTGCTTGGAGTGATGATGGCGTAAAAGCAATGGCTAAATTCGTAGATAGACTTTCAAGAGCAATTGAAACTGCAAAAGAAGAAATCAACAATAAATCCAACTCAAAAACAGACATGGGAAAAGAAGAAAAAGAGCTAAATTACGTTAGAAATCATTCAATAAAAGCTGTAACAGAGGATATGGATAAATTCCAATTTAACACTTGTATAGCTAGACTTATGGAATTTACAAACTCTTTGTCAAAATATCTAACTGTAGCTAATAAAAATGTTGAACTTCTTCGTGCTACTACAATTGATATAATAAAATTAATAGCACCATTTGCACCTCACTTTGCTGAAGAAGAGTGGAGTTTACTTGATGGTAACTATTCAGTTTTCAATGAAACATGGCCAAAATTTGATAAAAAAGCTCTTGTAAAAGATGAAGTTGAAATAGCCGTTCAAGTAAATGGTAAGATTAAAGCCAAAATAAACGTATCTACAAGCTTAGTAGATGATGAAATTAAAGCTGCTGCATTAGATGATGATAAAGTTAAGGCAGCAACTGATGGTAAAACTATAGTAAAAGTTATAGTTATAAAAGGACGTCTTGTAAATATAGTTGTTAAATAA
- a CDS encoding Ger(x)C family spore germination protein, whose amino-acid sequence MRKKITVLCSILMCTIILTGCFNYRDIDKILFVTTVVFDVDDDKNIVTYLEVFQPIKNLGKSQQGEKRLTFKGTGKTAFESLNDINLHCSYELNFTQVKAYIFTEKAARKGIKPFIDLARRRIQFYLRPYVATFIGNANELMKGGFKENEYVGFLLSELIINTGTSSRAIELQYNDFLNRRIDPNRDVVMTAIDLEATQNKNSVELNGGAIFKNDKLVDKIDKSEAESYNFMIGKVKSGSMEVLDPETKNDFVSLWILNSKTKTKGKYYNGKFHVRKIINVKTRLVESQSFMNYNTGIQKTLEENAEKNIINNCNRVFNKYKDKNEDIFNVRDVYENEYKVSKPDIIKDTVIEIEPHVEIQQSGKASNFK is encoded by the coding sequence ATGAGAAAAAAAATAACTGTTTTATGCTCAATACTAATGTGTACTATTATTCTTACGGGATGTTTTAACTATAGGGATATAGATAAAATTTTATTTGTTACAACTGTTGTTTTTGATGTGGATGATGATAAAAACATAGTTACTTATCTAGAGGTTTTTCAACCTATTAAAAATTTGGGAAAAAGTCAGCAAGGAGAAAAAAGATTAACCTTTAAGGGAACAGGAAAGACAGCTTTTGAATCTTTAAATGATATAAATCTACATTGTAGCTATGAACTAAATTTTACTCAAGTTAAGGCTTATATATTTACAGAAAAAGCTGCAAGAAAGGGAATAAAACCTTTTATAGATTTAGCTAGAAGAAGAATTCAATTTTATTTAAGGCCTTATGTAGCTACCTTCATAGGAAATGCTAATGAACTGATGAAGGGTGGGTTTAAAGAAAATGAATATGTGGGTTTCTTATTGTCTGAGCTTATAATTAATACAGGGACTTCTTCCAGAGCGATAGAACTTCAATATAACGATTTTTTGAATAGGAGAATTGATCCTAATCGTGATGTTGTAATGACCGCAATAGACCTTGAAGCAACTCAAAATAAAAATTCTGTAGAATTAAATGGTGGTGCTATTTTTAAAAATGATAAGCTAGTGGATAAAATCGATAAGTCAGAAGCTGAATCTTATAATTTTATGATAGGCAAAGTTAAATCTGGATCAATGGAAGTGTTAGACCCGGAAACTAAAAATGATTTTGTTTCGCTCTGGATACTTAACAGTAAAACTAAAACAAAAGGAAAATATTATAACGGAAAATTTCATGTAAGGAAAATTATAAATGTAAAAACAAGGCTTGTAGAAAGTCAAAGTTTTATGAATTATAATACAGGTATACAAAAGACGCTAGAAGAAAATGCAGAAAAAAATATTATAAATAACTGTAATAGAGTTTTTAATAAGTATAAAGATAAAAATGAAGATATATTTAATGTAAGAGATGTGTATGAAAATGAGTATAAAGTAAGTAAACCAGATATAATAAAAGATACAGTTATTGAAATAGAACCACATGTTGAAATACAGCAGAGTGGTAAAGCTTCAAATTTTAAATAG
- a CDS encoding spore germination protein — MNEENLNYVKEKLKDNVDVKYRTINSDNGQINIIFIDNLCDSKFISEYIIGPIIRRKHVIKTVSDLESDALLANSIGDVKDKEDMLLHILSGDVVIITNFYDEIIFCEAKGYVRRSVSIPITEAVIKGPREGFTEAFVDNISLIRRKAKNADLKFESVFLGEKSRTVVVVAYLKGTAPEKLVNNVKGQIKDMTTDYILDSNYIEEKLKSKKTAFDTIGYSEKADIVVNHLFRGKVAVIVDGTPFVAIAPYFFYENFHMPDDYYLNSIVVNATRVLRWLGFIISTFLPGLYISIITYHVSLIPSSFVFRLAISRSGIPFPTIIELLIMMFFFQILREAGVRLPQPVGQAMSIVGALILGQSAVEAGLTSEITIIIVALSSISSFLTPNLYGPVSMWSIIIALFSAFCGLPGFFTGVFVLLAHIASLRSVGYLYTFPIGTAKILNQRDRILRGELEDTTDNILQEDDLL; from the coding sequence ATGAATGAAGAAAATTTAAATTATGTAAAAGAAAAACTTAAAGATAATGTTGATGTAAAGTATAGAACAATAAACTCTGATAATGGTCAAATCAATATAATATTTATAGACAATTTATGTGATTCAAAATTTATAAGTGAGTACATAATTGGACCTATAATAAGAAGAAAACATGTTATAAAGACAGTGTCTGACCTAGAAAGTGATGCGCTTCTTGCAAATTCAATAGGAGACGTTAAAGATAAAGAAGATATGCTTTTACACATATTATCTGGAGATGTTGTTATAATTACAAATTTTTATGATGAAATTATATTTTGCGAGGCTAAAGGATATGTAAGAAGGTCTGTATCAATACCTATAACAGAAGCAGTAATAAAGGGACCTAGAGAAGGGTTTACTGAAGCATTTGTAGATAATATATCACTTATAAGAAGAAAGGCTAAAAATGCAGATTTGAAATTTGAAAGTGTATTTTTAGGAGAGAAATCTAGAACGGTAGTGGTTGTAGCATATTTAAAGGGAACCGCACCAGAAAAGTTGGTTAATAATGTTAAAGGTCAAATTAAAGATATGACTACAGATTACATTTTGGATTCTAACTATATTGAAGAAAAGCTCAAAAGTAAAAAAACTGCTTTTGATACTATTGGATACAGTGAAAAGGCAGATATAGTAGTCAATCATCTATTTAGGGGGAAAGTTGCAGTTATAGTTGACGGAACACCTTTTGTTGCAATTGCACCGTACTTTTTTTACGAGAATTTTCATATGCCAGATGACTATTATTTAAATAGCATAGTTGTAAATGCAACTAGAGTTCTTAGATGGCTAGGTTTTATTATCTCAACCTTTCTTCCAGGATTATATATATCTATTATTACTTACCATGTATCATTAATTCCATCTTCTTTTGTTTTTAGATTAGCTATATCAAGATCTGGAATACCATTTCCTACGATAATAGAACTTCTTATAATGATGTTCTTTTTCCAGATTTTAAGGGAGGCTGGAGTAAGGCTTCCACAACCAGTAGGTCAGGCAATGAGTATAGTTGGAGCTCTTATACTTGGGCAGTCAGCAGTTGAGGCTGGATTAACTTCAGAAATAACAATAATAATAGTAGCGTTAAGTTCAATATCATCATTTTTAACACCAAATTTATATGGGCCGGTTTCCATGTGGTCAATAATAATAGCACTTTTCTCTGCATTTTGTGGTCTTCCAGGCTTTTTTACAGGAGTATTTGTTCTGTTGGCACATATTGCATCACTTAGAAGTGTTGGCTATTTATACACATTTCCTATTGGTACTGCTAAAATACTAAATCAAAGGGATAGAATACTAAGAGGGGAACTTGAGGATACCACCGATAATATTTTACAGGAAGATGATTTGTTATGA
- a CDS encoding endospore germination permease has translation MRYLSKNYLIFIILGTAVVSLKAYPTLLIEYGERDTWIALIFSSLLLLIFSLIIIKAFSSKADAKLKTIYFRAFGKYLGSFLLWLFILTLILTLIECTASESSMMSVNILDRTPAWYLILFLVIPTTYAILHGENAMLILTIIGIFFIFISGTNLSILLFAYRKVEYIMPIMRNGFSKNFIICIFKGLAMLSGFGILLPFIYKVKSRDKIKTPIIIGWALLCQIQVVAMSGLLMTITAPRAVDKYYPRLLQTQLVNYFNFIESGELYVLFQVIGGWFVKYILTFYALLIILKQLNINRKYTFYIVSFCVTILAYILNTNVLNLFSFIDYYTYISFANFIIIPFIASLIVIIKDYKKSKQDKQEEVETIN, from the coding sequence ATGAGATATTTAAGCAAAAACTATTTAATTTTTATAATACTTGGAACAGCTGTTGTTAGTTTAAAGGCTTACCCTACACTATTAATAGAATATGGAGAAAGAGATACTTGGATAGCATTAATATTTTCATCACTTTTATTATTAATTTTTTCTCTTATTATAATAAAAGCTTTTTCAAGTAAAGCAGATGCAAAACTAAAAACTATATATTTTAGAGCTTTCGGCAAATATCTTGGCTCGTTTTTATTATGGCTCTTTATTCTTACATTAATATTAACCTTAATAGAATGTACTGCCTCCGAAAGCAGCATGATGAGTGTTAATATACTCGATAGAACACCAGCATGGTACTTAATATTATTTCTTGTAATTCCTACGACCTATGCAATTCTGCACGGTGAAAACGCTATGCTTATTTTAACTATTATTGGGATATTCTTTATTTTTATTTCAGGTACAAATCTTTCAATCTTGTTATTTGCATACAGGAAGGTTGAGTATATAATGCCTATTATGAGAAATGGATTTTCCAAAAACTTTATTATATGCATATTTAAAGGACTCGCCATGTTATCCGGTTTTGGAATTCTTCTGCCTTTTATTTATAAGGTAAAATCTAGAGATAAGATTAAAACTCCAATTATAATAGGCTGGGCTCTTTTGTGTCAAATACAAGTTGTAGCAATGAGTGGACTTTTAATGACAATTACCGCTCCTCGTGCTGTTGATAAATACTATCCTCGTTTACTTCAAACTCAGTTAGTAAATTACTTTAACTTTATAGAAAGTGGTGAGCTCTACGTACTTTTTCAAGTAATTGGCGGATGGTTTGTAAAATATATTTTGACCTTTTATGCACTTTTAATAATTTTAAAACAGCTAAACATAAATCGAAAATATACTTTTTACATTGTATCGTTTTGTGTAACTATTTTAGCCTATATACTAAATACCAATGTACTAAACTTATTTTCATTTATTGATTATTACACCTATATTTCTTTTGCTAACTTTATAATAATTCCATTTATTGCTTCATTAATAGTAATAATAAAGGATTACAAAAAATCCAAGCAAGACAAACAAGAAGAAGTAGAAACTATTAATTAA
- a CDS encoding GTP pyrophosphokinase produces the protein MATIEWKSFLIPYEQAVDELKVKFKSIRKEYRKRNEYSPIEFVTGRVKEISSILEKANKFNIPDERIMFEMEDICGIRIMCQFVDDVTKVVNIIRARKDMKIMYEKDYVTNVKVSGYRSYHIIIKYPVSMAEGEREIIAEVQIRTLAMNFWATIEHSLNYKYKHDIPDGIKAKLKIAADAAFQLDEHMLEIKDEIKDAQKLFEVKSSIVSNIIKNIFTITSMGKLSEAAIYKNKLNQLINKGEVFELNNLLRNTEKTLDINK, from the coding sequence ATGGCTACAATTGAATGGAAATCTTTTTTAATACCTTATGAGCAAGCAGTAGACGAACTGAAGGTTAAATTTAAAAGTATAAGAAAAGAATATAGAAAAAGAAATGAATACTCTCCAATAGAATTTGTTACTGGAAGGGTTAAGGAAATATCAAGTATACTTGAAAAGGCTAATAAGTTCAATATACCAGATGAGAGAATAATGTTTGAAATGGAGGATATCTGTGGAATACGTATAATGTGTCAATTTGTTGACGATGTAACTAAGGTTGTGAATATAATTCGTGCAAGAAAAGATATGAAAATAATGTACGAAAAGGACTATGTAACTAATGTAAAGGTAAGTGGTTATAGAAGTTATCACATTATTATAAAATATCCAGTAAGTATGGCAGAAGGAGAGAGAGAAATAATAGCTGAAGTTCAAATTAGAACTCTGGCAATGAATTTTTGGGCAACAATAGAACATTCCTTAAATTATAAGTATAAGCATGATATACCAGATGGAATTAAGGCGAAGCTTAAAATAGCAGCCGATGCAGCATTTCAACTGGATGAACACATGCTTGAAATTAAAGATGAAATTAAGGATGCACAAAAACTTTTTGAGGTTAAGTCTAGTATTGTATCAAACATTATAAAAAATATATTCACAATAACATCTATGGGAAAGTTGTCAGAAGCAGCTATATATAAAAATAAACTTAATCAATTAATTAATAAAGGGGAAGTATTTGAACTTAATAATCTTCTAAGGAACACAGAAAAAACGTTAGATATCAATAAATAA
- a CDS encoding DUF2225 domain-containing protein has product MDGNIFSELKDLGFDDVNNIDIYGKNKKEEKKMSNEEKEQNINDLLYDKTLTCPVCSTPFKARTVKTSAIRILKKDTDFFIYYKNINPYFYDVWLCPVCGYAAMKSDFEKIKSYQKELVEKNISLKWHSKKYPEVYDLNIAIERFKLSLLNYVAIEAHSSKKAMNCLKLAWMYRISKNDEMEKLFLKNALEGFDDAYYNESFPIYGMNKFSMMYLIGEIHRRIDDDDKAMLWFSNLITNPMAPQKLKDMARNQKDLIREKEKKLAEADTDTSTEINDKGQVDTPKKKGFFSKLFNN; this is encoded by the coding sequence ATGGATGGCAACATTTTTTCTGAACTAAAAGATTTAGGATTTGATGATGTTAATAATATAGATATATATGGTAAAAATAAAAAGGAAGAGAAAAAAATGAGTAATGAGGAAAAAGAACAAAATATCAATGATCTTTTATATGATAAGACATTAACTTGCCCTGTTTGTAGTACTCCGTTTAAAGCACGAACTGTTAAAACTTCTGCCATAAGAATTTTAAAAAAAGACACAGATTTTTTTATTTACTATAAAAATATTAATCCATACTTTTATGATGTTTGGTTATGCCCTGTTTGTGGTTATGCTGCCATGAAATCTGATTTTGAAAAGATTAAATCTTATCAAAAGGAATTAGTTGAAAAAAATATTTCACTAAAGTGGCACAGTAAAAAATATCCTGAAGTTTATGATTTAAATATAGCTATAGAACGATTTAAACTTTCACTTCTAAATTATGTAGCAATAGAAGCACACTCAAGTAAAAAAGCTATGAATTGTTTAAAACTTGCTTGGATGTATAGGATTTCGAAAAATGATGAGATGGAAAAATTATTTTTAAAAAATGCCTTAGAGGGCTTTGATGATGCTTATTACAATGAATCTTTTCCTATATATGGAATGAATAAATTTTCTATGATGTATTTAATAGGTGAAATTCATAGACGAATAGATGATGATGATAAAGCAATGTTATGGTTTAGCAATTTAATTACTAATCCAATGGCTCCACAAAAGTTAAAGGATATGGCTCGAAATCAAAAAGATTTAATTCGTGAAAAAGAAAAAAAACTCGCAGAAGCTGATACAGATACTTCAACTGAAATTAATGATAAAGGTCAAGTTGACACGCCCAAGAAAAAAGGTTTTTTTTCAAAATTATTTAATAATTAA
- a CDS encoding metallophosphoesterase, whose product MGLYAISDLHLAFNLNKPMNIFGEDWSNHDEKIKKNWIDKIKEEDTVLIAGDISWSMDMENGEEDLNWIDSLPGKKIICKGNHDYWWKSITKLNNMYSTISFLQNNFFQYEDYAICGTRGWIDKSFDNFDEHDKKIYKREIIRLRLSIDAAVKKGYSKIIVMFHYPPFKDESSLSEFTEVLEEYNVEKVVYGHIHGPALKNVQGRISKNNIEYILTSCDYIKFNPIKII is encoded by the coding sequence GTGGGTTTATATGCTATTTCGGATTTACATTTGGCTTTTAATTTAAATAAACCTATGAATATATTTGGTGAAGATTGGTCAAATCATGATGAAAAGATAAAAAAAAATTGGATTGATAAAATTAAAGAAGAGGACACAGTACTTATTGCAGGAGATATATCTTGGTCCATGGATATGGAAAATGGTGAGGAAGATCTAAATTGGATTGATTCTCTTCCAGGGAAAAAGATAATTTGTAAGGGAAATCACGATTATTGGTGGAAAAGCATAACTAAGTTAAATAATATGTATAGCACTATAAGCTTTCTACAAAATAATTTTTTTCAGTATGAAGATTATGCTATTTGTGGAACAAGAGGGTGGATAGATAAAAGCTTTGATAATTTTGATGAACATGATAAGAAGATATATAAAAGAGAAATTATAAGATTAAGACTATCTATTGATGCCGCTGTAAAAAAAGGATATTCAAAGATAATTGTAATGTTTCATTATCCGCCATTCAAAGATGAGAGTAGTTTATCTGAATTCACAGAGGTACTTGAAGAATATAATGTTGAAAAAGTTGTATATGGTCACATACATGGACCAGCACTAAAAAATGTACAGGGACGCATTTCTAAAAACAATATTGAGTATATTTTAACATCCTGTGACTATATAAAATTTAATCCAATAAAGATAATTTAG
- a CDS encoding EscU/YscU/HrcU family type III secretion system export apparatus switch protein: MAKERKKAAALKYELGYTAPVVTAVGVGKIADNIVKKASESEVPVVYNKELTDLLLNVDVGSSIPYEIYDVVAEVIAYVMEVDSGLKKGR, translated from the coding sequence TTGGCTAAAGAAAGAAAAAAAGCTGCCGCTTTAAAATATGAACTGGGATATACTGCGCCAGTTGTAACAGCAGTAGGTGTTGGTAAAATTGCAGATAACATAGTGAAAAAAGCGTCAGAAAGCGAAGTCCCTGTAGTTTATAACAAAGAACTTACAGATTTATTACTTAATGTAGACGTAGGTTCAAGTATACCCTATGAAATATATGATGTAGTAGCTGAAGTAATTGCATACGTTATGGAAGTAGACAGTGGATTAAAAAAAGGAAGGTGA
- the tyrS gene encoding tyrosine--tRNA ligase, whose amino-acid sequence MTNVLDELIERGYAKQFTHEEETRKLLKEKKVTFYIGFDPTGDSLHVGHFIALMLMARMQRAGHRPIVLIGGGTAMVGDPTGKTDMRKMLTKEEINHNVECLKKQMSRFIDFSDDKAIIVNNADWLMGQNYIEFLREVGVHFTVNKMLTAECFKQRMEKGLSFLEFNYMLMQGFDFYKLNEKYGCVMELGGDDQWANMIAGVELVRRKSNKRAYAMTSTLLTNSEGKKMGKTEKGALWLDAEKTSPYDFFQYWRNVSDADVEKCLSMLTFLPMDEVRRLSSLKDQEINKAKEILAYEVTKLVHGQEEAEKALNSSKALFGGGNNMDNVPTISITEDMLDLSILDILVSTKVLPSKGEGRRLVQQGGISLNDNKVEDFNYKITKEDFNDGFALIRRGKKKYYKLVVE is encoded by the coding sequence ATGACGAATGTTTTAGATGAATTAATTGAGCGTGGATACGCAAAACAATTTACACATGAAGAAGAAACAAGAAAGCTGCTCAAAGAGAAAAAGGTGACCTTTTATATAGGATTTGATCCAACAGGAGATAGTTTGCATGTAGGTCACTTTATAGCGCTAATGCTCATGGCGCGTATGCAGAGGGCGGGACACAGACCAATTGTTCTTATTGGTGGAGGAACAGCTATGGTTGGTGATCCTACAGGAAAGACAGATATGAGAAAAATGCTAACTAAAGAAGAAATAAACCATAATGTAGAATGTCTTAAAAAGCAGATGTCAAGATTTATTGATTTTAGTGATGATAAGGCTATTATAGTAAATAATGCAGATTGGCTTATGGGACAAAATTACATAGAGTTCCTAAGAGAGGTTGGAGTACATTTTACTGTAAATAAAATGCTTACAGCAGAATGTTTTAAGCAAAGAATGGAAAAGGGCTTATCATTTCTTGAATTCAACTATATGCTTATGCAGGGGTTTGATTTTTACAAACTAAATGAAAAGTATGGTTGCGTAATGGAACTTGGTGGAGACGATCAGTGGGCTAATATGATAGCTGGAGTTGAACTTGTAAGAAGAAAATCAAATAAAAGAGCATATGCTATGACTTCAACTCTTTTAACTAATAGTGAAGGCAAAAAAATGGGAAAGACAGAAAAGGGAGCCTTATGGTTAGATGCAGAGAAAACATCTCCATATGATTTCTTCCAATATTGGAGAAATGTTAGTGATGCAGATGTTGAAAAATGTCTCTCTATGCTTACTTTCTTACCAATGGATGAAGTTAGAAGACTTTCATCATTAAAAGATCAAGAGATAAACAAAGCAAAAGAAATATTAGCATATGAGGTTACAAAACTTGTACATGGTCAAGAAGAAGCAGAAAAGGCATTGAATTCTTCTAAAGCACTGTTTGGCGGTGGAAATAATATGGATAATGTTCCAACAATTTCCATAACGGAAGATATGCTAGATTTATCAATCTTAGATATATTAGTTAGTACCAAAGTGCTTCCATCAAAGGGAGAGGGAAGAAGATTAGTACAGCAAGGCGGAATAAGTCTTAATGATAATAAGGTTGAGGATTTTAACTATAAAATAACCAAAGAAGATTTTAATGATGGTTTTGCTTTGATAAGAAGAGGAAAGAAAAAATACTATAAGCTAGTAGTTGAATAG